In one Chelmon rostratus isolate fCheRos1 chromosome 7, fCheRos1.pri, whole genome shotgun sequence genomic region, the following are encoded:
- the npat gene encoding protein NPAT, protein MLLPSDVARLVLGYLQEEGLSSTSQAFIHESPNLKEYFDHTTGDGTIPACLFSVFGKGLTTILNEYVATRTKESCHEVPAVMTSLWKKLDFTLNQIKSLQNSPNTSACQRTRSRIGVANMARQRVLTVASAGTVVCSSVSETSSIVSPAHISHSMLGHSTPVSYTAPHTRPATGSDTHQQIHDVRLNTPRDSPAQIIVSEHRLNPGPMSPGRRKWDTPRKRGGAVSGSSGPGRCATTASNLNAEPQPEEAVDENFPKLVIQNARDKILGDRSLQEKLAENINKILASDPVPQTSKASSSAVEADQSIDEILGLQGEIHMSDDAIHDILEQTESDPAFQALYDLFDYNKTRFIDGEPGDGDISSNPEEADVAGPSPVVRPLQSDDPGTTHRDASASDTTPVTVKMRAGQERKTRKSTTTTLLKKKVLGPSGKASRIENSSARLLVSHGEHRGVSSAAVDSNRKEKASLFNNSVFVTPMDINEPLNTPPPPLNSMATLEPALKDSTSTSTSLSNSTTVPSSGASAVFAVPDAAPASNMDKKQEPEQTQGFKEQLGIAALVPSNQPTFLSPVQVELNNTPTLTADLPHMSISSGVGDAQPVFTLSVTPESASSTSASTAAPFTATPCSPTSASTSATLTATPVSSTPDSPSSSSSCAPVGAAPDPPSANHTAPSKASADSNIVSLKIIISDNQEESSCDPAPQAISSISRDKIPTIYLSSPAKSPGGPGAPKANLDEAAQAVSGLQSSEVHASPLGSKAGAVMASPLIGASQLQQNYIIQLPLDTTTPAVQGATASYFLVTEPPTTDAQTRQVLLSAGVSKGQPLPNKHGVTTPTHSQGYSTGSALILPSPLKSMMLPVSVVGQNTLGKVQMVSNQLVAIPNTVPVQQSETVKPKSPSVAIKWSTTDGTEQHLASKLVQPVSAENTGQQDSAKAPRHRRILCFETPSEVQPQTAKTTGTTSSPATSGTVLQTEKDNMQPATRTKPTILGGNKAKRRVQTVRCSAEPQTEGGFVKKAEKPMPPQQHQKDPVKRNSRKQDHSIHSQEPAQSASASRGDASKPEALKKSESGKRSKSADRKHSQDKDGDGAKAKDSHSSSSLPSDSALKSGTRKEKEETSRKELAEKAPAKSCEGRTEKRTPSQEMPNVTANKENEIKGSMQEQQQQLTPSSSASRDFSPPAVTQPTSNPQSQATKAPSKTISLAKQAAVMLHDIHGLNSPSTPVKRPGAASSDICLSRTSGSGCNQDESADCPRTPSRQKKGKDGEGTPKQLMPPNTPDVPTCSPASEAGSENSINMAAHTLMILSRAAIARTGTPLKDSLRQEGVGEKLPTSSKNSKKRKPSSPTASPPAKKDREKKKLVDCFPHDLDVDKFLSSLHYDE, encoded by the exons ATGTTGTTACCGTCCGACGTCGCTCGGCTTGTTTTGG GATACCTTCAAGAAGAGGGACTGTCCTCTACGAGCCAAGCTTTCATTCATGAGAGCCCAAACCTGAAGGAGTATTTCGACCACACCACAGGAGATGGGACCATtcctgcttgtttgttt TCTGTCTTTGGTAAAGGCCTGACAACCATCTTAAATGAGTATGTGGCCACCAGAACAAAAG AGTCTTGTCACGAGGTACCTGCCGTGATGACTTCATTGTGGAAAAAGCTGGATTTTACACTCAACCAGATCAA GTCACTGCAGAACTCTCCCAACACATCAGCATGCCAGAGAA CTCGTTCGCGCATTGGAGTGGCAAACATGGCTAGACAGCGGGTCTTGACCGTGGCTTCAGCGGGTACTGTTGTCTGCTCATCAGTTTCTGAAACAAGCTCCATCGTCAGCCCTGCGCACATCTCCCACAGCATGCTCGGCCACTCCACCCCTGTGAGCTACACTGCCCCACACACCCGACCAGCTACTGGCAGTGACACACACCAGCAGATCCATGATGTCAGGCTAAATACGCCCA GGGATTCACCTGCACAGATAATTGTCTCAGAACATCGGCTAAATCCAGGCCCAATGTCTCCTGGACGACGGAAATG GGACACCCCGAGAAAAAGAGGTGGTGCTGTGAGTGGGTCCAGTGGCCCTGGCAGATGTGCCACGACTGCCAGTAACCTCAATGCAGAACCTCAACCTGAGGAGGCAGTCGATGAGAACTTTCCT AAACTTGTGATACAGAATGCACGTGACAAGATATTGGGTGACAGGTCGTTACAAGAGAAGCTTGCtgaaaacatcaataaaatcCTTGCCAG TGATCCAGTGCCCCAAACGTCAAAAGCCTCTTCGAGTGCAGTGGAGGCAGACCAGTCTATAGATGAAATCCTAGGATTACAG GGGGAAATCCACATGAGTGACGATGCAATCCATGATATTTTGGAGCAAACGGAGTCTGACCCAGCTTTTCAGGCCCTCTATGACCTCTTCGATTACA ATAAAACCAGATTCATTGATGGAGAACCAGGGGATGGAGATATTAGCAGTAATCCAGAAGAGGCTGACGTTGCTGGACCTTCACCTGTAGTCAGACCCCTTCAGAGTGATGATCCAG gCACTACACACAGAGATGCCAGTGCTTCAGATACAACACCAGTGACTGTGAAAATGAGAGCTGGACAAGAGCGTAAGACCAGGAAGTCTACCACCACCACCTTGTTAAAGAAGAAAGTTCTCGGCCCCAGTGGCAAAGCATCCAGAATTGAAAACAGTTCAGCCAGATTGTTAGTGAGTCATGGGGAGCACCGAGGTGTGTCATCTGCTGCAGTGGACTcgaacagaaaagaaaaagcctcACTCTTcaataacagtgtttttgtaacaCCAATGGATATTAATGAACCGTTGAATACGCCTCCCCCTCCTTTAAACAGTATGGCCACCTTGGAGCCTGCTTTAAAGGACAGCACCTCCACCTCAACTAGCCTCAGCAATTCAACCACAGTTCCCTCATCAGGAGCCTCTGCTGTATTTGCTGTGCCAGATGCAGCACCAGCCTCGAATATGGACAAAAAACAGGAGCCTGAACAAACACAAGGATTTAAAGAACAACTTGGTATCGCCGCCTTAGTTCCGAGTAATCAACCTACTTTTTTGTCTCCTGTACAAGTTGAACTGAACAATACTCCAACACTGACTGCTGATCTACCTCATATGTCAATTTCAAGCGGTGTAGGAGACGCTCAACCAGTGTTCACTCTGTCAGTAACACCTGAATCTGCCTCTTCCACGTCTGCTTCCACTGCCGCACCATTCACAGCAACACCTTGCTCACCCACATCTGCCTCTACCTCTGCAACACTTACAGCAACACCTGTCTCATCCACACCCGACTctccctcatcctcatcctcctgtgCCCCTGTTGGTGCAGCACCTGATCCTCCATCCGCTAACCACACTGCCCCAAGCAAGGCCTCGGCTGATTCCAATATAGTTTCTTTGAAGATTATCATCAGTGATAACCAGGAGGAATCCTCCTGCGACCCCGCCCCTCAGGCAATTTCTAGCATTTCCAGAGACAAGATCCCCACCATatatctctcctctccagctaAGTCCCCTGGAGGCCCTGGCGCACCAAAGGCTAATTTGGATGAGGCAGCACAGGCAGTTAGTGGCTTGCAAAGCTCTGAGGTACATGCTAGTCCTCTCGGCAGTAAGGCTGGGGCTGTCATGGCATCCCCATTAATAGGGGCATCTCAGCTCCAGCAAAACTACATCATTCAACTCCCCCTGGACACCACTACACCTGCTGTCCAAGGAGCCACTGCCAGCTACTTCCTTGTGACTGAACCTCCAACTACAGATGCTCAAACCAGACaggtgctgctgtctgctggtgtcTCAAAGGGTCAGCCTTTGCCCAACAAACATGGGGTCACCACACCAACTCACAGTCAAGGCTACTCCACAG GGTCGGCACTCATCTTACCATCACCTCTTAAGTCCATgatgcttcctgtttctgttgtggGACAGAACACTCTGGGGAAGGTCCAGATGGTGTCCAATCAG CTTGTTGCCATACCAAACACAGTACCAGTACAGCAGTCAGAAACTGTGAAGCCCAAATCTCCCTCAGTGGCGATCAAATGGTCTACGACTGATG GCACTGAGCAACATCTTGCTAGTAAGTTAGTTCAACCTGTGTCGGCTGAAAACACAGGCCAGCAGGATTCAGCAAAGGCTCCTAGGCATAGGAGGATTTTATGTTTTGAAACTCCTTCAGAAGTTCAACCACAAACTGCTAAAACAACAGGAACCACCTCATCTCCAGCTACGTCAGGAACTGTCCTGCAGACTGAGAAAGATAATATGCAGCCGGCTACTCGAACAAAGCCTACTATCTTGGGTGGCAACAAGGCCAAGAGGAGGGTACAGACTGTCAGATGCTCAGCAGAGCCCCAGACTGAGGGAGGCTTTGTGAAGAAGGCAGAGAAGCCCATGCCTCCACAACAGCACCAGAAAGATCCTGTTAAAAGGAACTCTCGCAAACAAGACCATAGCATCCATAGCCAAGAGCCTGCACAGAGTGCAAGTGCCAGCAGGGGTGATGCCTCAAAACCTGAGGCTTTGAAAAAGTCAGAATCAGGAAAGAGATCAAAATCTGCTGACAGGAAGCACAGTCAGGATAAGGATGGTGATGGAGCAAAAGCTAAGGATTCTCATAGTTCCAGCTCATTGCCCTCTGATTCTGCACTGAAATCAGGAACtagaaaggaaaaagaggaaaccaGCAGGAAAGAACTTGCAGAAAAAGCTCCTGCTAAGTCGTGTGAGGGGCGTACAGAAAAGAGGACTCCCTCTCAGGAGATGCCAAACGTGACAGCCAACAAGGAGAATGAAATTAAAGGTAGCATGcaagaacagcaacaacagttaACCCCCTCATCCTCAGCATCAAGAGACTTCAGCCCTCCAGCTGTCACCCAGCCTACATCTAATCCTCAGTCCCAGGCTACAAAAGCCCCCTCAAAGACCATCTCTCTAGCCAAACAGGCAGCTGTGATGCTGCATGACATCCACGGCCTCAACTCTCCTTCCACCCCAGTCAAGAGACCTGGAGCAGCCAGTTCAGACATTTGTCTTTCCCGTACCTCTGGGTCTGGCTGTAACCAGGACGAGTCCGCTGACTGCCCCAGGACTCCTTCTCGACAGAAGAAGGGCAAAGATGGAGAGGGGACTCCCAAGCAGCTAATGCCCCCCAACACCCCAGATGTCCCCACCTGCAGTCCAGCCAGTGAGGCTggcagtgaaaacagcattaacaTGGCTGCCCACACACTCATGATTCTTTCTCGCGCTGCTATTGCCAGGACCGGCACTCCCCTCAAAGACAGTTTGCGTCAGGAGGGAGTAGGAGAAAAGTTGCCCACAAGCTCAAAGAACTCCAAGAAACGTAAACCATCTTCTCCCACAGCCAGCCCACCTGCAAAGAAAGACCGG gagaagaagaaacttGTTGATTGCTTTCCCCATGACCTGGATGTGGATAAGTTCCTGTCTTCACTTCACTATGATGAATGA